A single window of Ornithorhynchus anatinus isolate Pmale09 chromosome 3, mOrnAna1.pri.v4, whole genome shotgun sequence DNA harbors:
- the SMAD4 gene encoding mothers against decapentaplegic homolog 4 yields MDNMSITNTPTSNDACLSIVHSLMCHRQGGESETFAKRAIESLVKKLKEKKDELDSLITAITTNGAHPSKCVTIQRTLDGRLQVAGRKGFPHVIYARLWRWPDLHKNELKHVKYCQYAFDLKCDSVCVNPYHYERVVSPGIDLSGLTLQSSAPSSMLVKDEYVHDFEGQPSLSTEGHSIQTIQHPPSNRASSETYSTPAMLAPSESNATSTTNFPNIPVASTSQPPSILTGSHSDGLLQIASGPQPGQQQNGFAAQPATYHHNSTTTWTGSRTTAYPPNIPHHQNGHLQHHPPMPPHPGHYWPVHNELAFQPPISNHPAPEYWCSIAYFEMDVQVGETFKVPSSCPIVTVDGYVDPSGGDRFCLGQLSNVHRTEAIERARLHIGKGVQLECKGEGDVWVRCLSDHAVFVQSYYLDREAGRAPGDAVHKIYPSAYIKVFDLRQCHRQMQQQAATAQAAAAAQAAAVAGNIPGPGSVGGIAPAISLSAAAGIGVDDLRRLCILRMSFVKGWGPDYPRQSIKETPCWIEIHLHRALQLLDEVLHTMPIADPQPLD; encoded by the exons ATGGACAATATGTCTATTACTAACACACCAACAAGTAATGATGCCTGTCTGAGCATTGTTCATAGTTTGATGTGCCATAgacaaggtggagagagtgaaacGTTTGCCAAGAGAGCGATTGAAAGCTTGGTAAAGAAGctgaaggagaagaaagatgaaTTGGATTCTTTAATAACAGCTATAACTACAAATGGAGCCCATCCTAGCAAGTGTGTTACTATTCAGAGAACACTGGATGGAAGGCTTCAG GTGGCTGGACGTAAGGGCTTTCCTCATGTGATTTATGCTCGTCTTTGGCGGTGGCCTGATCTTCACAAAAATGAACTTAAGCATGTTAAATATTGTCAGTATGCTTTTGACCTAAAATGTGATAGTGTTTGCGTGAATCCATATCACTATGAACGTGTTGTATCACCTGGCATtg ATCTCTCAGGATTAACACTGCAGAGTTCAG CTCCATCAAGCATGTTGGTGAAGGATGAATATGTTCATGACTTTGAGGGACAGCCGTCATTATCTACTGAAGGACATTCAATTCAGACCATCCAGCATCCACCAAGTAATCGCGCATCTTCAGAGACATACAGCACCCCAGCCATGTTAGCTCCGTCCGAGTCTAACGCTACCAGCACCACTAACTTTCCCAACATTCCTGTGGCTTCCACAA GTCAGCCTCCCAGTATATTAACAGGGAGCCATAGTGATGGACTCTTACAGATAGCTTCAGGACCCCAGCCAGGACAGCAACAGAACGGATTTGCCGCTCAGCCAGCTACTTATCACCACA ACAGTACTACCACCTGGACTGGAAGCAGAACAACAGCATATCCCCCTAATATACCTCACCATCAAAATGGTCATCTTCAACATCATCCGCCTATGCCACCCCATCCTGGACATTACT GGCCagttcacaatgagcttgcattcCAGCCTCCCATTTCCAACCATCCTG CTCCTGAATATTGGTGTTCAATTGCTTACTTTGAAATGGATGTGCAAGTAGGAGAGACATTTAAAGTTCCTTCCAGCTGCCCAATTGTTACTGTTGATGGATATGTGGACCCTTCTGGAGGAGACCGCTTTTGCCTGGGGCAGCTCTCTAATGTTCACCGAACAGAAGCTATTGAGAGAGCAAG gtTGCACATAGGGAAAGGGGTGCAGTTGGAATGTAAAGGAGAAGGAGATGTTTGGGTCCGATGCCTCAGTGACCATGCAGTCTTTGTCCAAAGCTACTACCTAGACAGAGAAGCAGGGCGGGCACCAGGAGATGCCGTTCACAAAATTTACCCAAGTGCATATATAAAG gtattcgacTTGCGCCAGTGTCATCGTCAAATGCAGCAGCAGGCCGCCACCGCCCAAGCCGCAGCAGCGGCGCAAGCGGCAGCGGTAGCCGGAAACATCCCCGGACCGGGCTCAGTAGGTGGAATAGCTCCTGCCATCA GCCTGTCCGCCGCTGCCGGGATTGGGGTGGATGATCTTCGTCGCTTGTGCATTCTCAGGATGAGCTTTGTGAAGGGCTGGGGACCCGATTACCCGAGACAGAGCATCAAAGAGACACCTTGCTGGATCGAAATTCACTTACACCGGGCCCTCCAGCTTCTAGATGAAGTACTTCATACCATGCCTATTGCTGACCCTCAGCCTTTAGACTGA